The [Pantoea] beijingensis genomic sequence GTTTTCCAGCCGTTGCTGAGCCCGGACAGCAAAATGAAAATTCAGTCGGGTACGCTGAACGCTCAGGTTGCCTTTTCTGCAGCCAGCGAGCAGGGCTTTGAAGCCGGCGGTCACTGGGTAGTGAAGGACGGTAGCGTTTGGATGCCGGATAATGAAATCAATGGTATCGATTTTTCGCTACCGTTCCGTCTGAAAACGCATCAGTGGTACTTCGGGACGCGGGGACCGGTTTCACTGCGCATTCACGAGATAAAGAATCAGTTTGCCATGCGTAACTTTACGGCGGATTTGCAGGGCTGGTATCCATGGAATGATAAACAGCCGCTGGATTTGATGAATGTAAATGTTGATATTTTGGGCGGGCAACTGAGCATGGCGCAACTGGGGTTGCCGCAGCGTGCAGCTGCGCTGCTGCGCTTGCACAATATCAGTCTCAGTGAGCTGATCACCGCCCTTAAACCCAAGCAGATTGCTATGTCCGGACGTATTAATGGTGAGTTGCCGTTGTGGTTGAACCACCCCCAGTGGTTAATCAAAGATGGCTGGATCGCCAATAGCGGGAATCTTACACTGCGCCTTGATGATGACATGGCCAATACCATTTCCAACGATAACATTGCTGCCGGCCTGGCGATTGACTGGTTACGCTATATGGAAATTTCTCGTTCATGGGCGACCCTTAATCTTGATAATTTAGGTAATGTCATCATGAAAGCAGAAGTGGATGGCAGCAGCCGTTTTCATGGGCAAACCCAGCGCGTAACCCTCAATTACAGTCATCATGAAAATCTATTTCAACTCTGGCGCAGCCTGCGCTTTGGCGATAACTTGCAATCCTGGGTGGAACAGAACGCCACCTTGCCGTCGCAAAAGGAAAATAACCCATGACATTCGTCAGGAACGCACTGGTGCTGCTACCTGTGCTGATGCTGCTTAGCGGCTGTGTGCCGCGCATTGAACTTGCTGCTCCCAAAGAGCCGATAACCATTAATATGAACGTTAAGATAGAACATGAAATTCATATTAAAGTGGATAAAGACGTTGAGGCGATGCTGAAAAACCAAAGCGATTTGTTTTAACGGAGACGGTGATGAAAAAGTGGCTGTGGATAATAATATGCGGTGCGATGGCCTCGCCTGCTGCCCTGGCACTCACGCTGGATGAGGCTCGGCAGCAAGGGCGGGTTGGCGAAACACTCAGCGGTTATATTGCACCGGTAAAACAAGATAGCGAAACGCTGAAACTGGTTAGCCAAATCAATCAGGGGCGGGAAGAACACTACCAGCGTGTCGCGCAAAACAATAATTTATCAACGGCGGAAGTGGCGAGAATCGCCGGTGAAAAATTGGTGCAGCGCGCCGCGCCTGGAAGCTTTGTGCGGGGTATTAATGGACAGTGGTTGCGTAAAAATGCCCAATAAGAAAAGCCGGGGCTAAGCCCGGCGATATCTCTTATTGACTGCAATCTCAGGCAGTAATGAGCTGTCGGATGGCTTCTTTGGCGTCGTTAGTCGCTTTAGTCGCCACTTCGGGACCATAAGCAATGCCTTCAGCAAACACGAAGTTGACGTCAGTGATGCCAATAAACCCGAGGAAAAGTTTCACATAAGGTGTCAGTAAATCGGCCGGCGTATCTTTATGAATTCCCCCGCGGCTTGACAGAATGATAGCGCGTTTACCCGTCACCAACCCTTCCGGACCGGCTTCGGTATAACGGAAGGTGACACCGGCTCGTGCTACAAGGTCAAAATAGTTTTTAAGCTGTGTAGGAATATTGAAGTTGTACATAGGTGCTGCAATAACAATGGTATCGTGGCTTTTCAGTTCTTCAACCAGCGAGTCTGACAGAGCCAACGCCTCTTGCTGGCGCGGCGTTAGCTCAGTGCCTGAGGGACGCAATGCTCCCACCAGTTCACCGTCCAGTACAGGGATAGGATTAGCCGCCAGATCGCGTACGGTTATCTGTGTGTTGCCTGACGCGCGAGCTTGTTCAATATAGAAGTCGGCCAGTTGGCTGGATTGTGAATAATCTGCAAGGATGCTGGATTTAAGGACTAATACTTTGCTCATGATCTGTTCCTGTTCCTCTTACGCGGAAGGCTGTCCGCTCAATGGATGACACTTTATGGGTAATTTCCACGGAGTGAAAGCGTAATATTTCGAGCGCTATCTTCGAAAATATTGAATGATTACCCGGACGGATAAACGCGTCATATGGGGTGTTGTGCTAAAATGCGCGGCAATCACTGCTGTTTTTGATAACACTCTCGCGGCAACGACGCTGAGAACTAGTCGCTACGCGTAACGGGTCTATGAAATATGTCGATAAATACGGATTCTTCGCCGCTGATGGCACTCATTCCACGACTGGACGCGCTTATGCTGCGCGACCGTCAGCGCATCCAGCGTCGTTTGCAGGACGCGAAGCGGGTCAAAAGCCCCGATGCACAGCAAAATATTGCACAAGAATTGTATAAAGAAATTGAAGCTGCAGAATCACGCGTGGCTCAGCGTAGGGCGGCAACGCCGGTTATCACCTTTCCTGAAAATTTGCCAGTAAGCCAGAAAAAGCAGCTTATCGCGGAGGCTATTCGCGATCATCAGGTGGTGATTGTTGCCGGTGAAACCGGTTCGGGTAAAACCACGCAGTTACCCAAAATATGTATGGAGCTGGGACGTGGAATTAAAGGCGTTATTGGGCATACACAGCCGCGGCGCCTGGCTGCGCGAACCGTGGCTAACCGTATTGCGGAAGAGTTAGATACCACACCAGGCGGCTGTGTTGGTTACAAAGTTCGCTTTAACGATCGGGTGAGCGATACCACGCAGGTCAAGCTGATGACGGACGGGATCCTGCTGGCGGAAATCCAGCAGGACCGCCTGCTGATGCAGTACGACACCATCATTATCGATGAAGCGCATGAGCGCAGTCTGAACATCGATTTTCTCCTGGGATATCTGCGTGAGCTATTACCACGTCGCCCGGATCTGAAAATTATTATTACTTCCGCGACCATCGACCCGCAGCGTTTCTCTCGTCATTTTAATCATGCGCCCGTTATTGAAGTATCCGGGCGTACTTATCCGGTAGAGGTTCGTTATCGCCCGGTATCTGAAAACATTGATGAAGGCGATCGCGATCAGCTAGAGGCTATCTTCGACGCCGTAGACGAGTTGGGGGCTGAGGGACGGGGTGATATTCTTATTTTTATGAGCGGGGAGCGGGAGATCCGTGATACCGCCGATGCGCTGACCAAACGTGATTTGCCGCATACCGAGATTCTACCGCTCTATGCGCGACTGTCGAACGCCGAACAAAATCGCGTTTTTCAGCCACACAGTGGGCGGCGTATTGTCTTGGCGACCAATGTTGCGGAAACGTCGCTGACGGTGCCCGGCATCAAATATGTCATTGATCCGGGTACGGCGCGAATTAGTCGCTACAGTTACAGGACAAAAGTCCAGAGGCTGCCCATTGAGCCTATTTCTCAGGCTTCGGCTAATCAGCGAAAAGGGCGCTGCGGACGCGTTTCTGAAGGGATCTGTATCCGACTGTATGCCGAAGAGGATTTTCTGAATCGCCCGGCCTTTACGGATCCTGAGATTTTACGTACTAACCTGGCCTCCGTTATTTTGCAGATGACCGCGTTGGGCCTCGGCGATATCAGCGCTTTCCCGTTTGTCGAAGCCCCCGACAAACGCAATATCCAGGATGGCGTTAAACTGCTGGAAGAACTTGGCGCAATTACGCAGACTGATGGTCAACGCTATAAATTAACGCCGTCAGGGCGTCAGTTGGCTCAGTTGCCGGTTGACCCAAGGCTGGCACGCATGGTATTGGCCGCACAAAAATATGGCTGCGTACGCGAAGTGATGATCATCACGGCGGCGCTATCGATTCAGGACCCGCGCGAACGACCGGTGGAAAAACAGCAGGCGTCGGATGAGAAACATCGGCGGTTTGCTGATAAAGATTCAGATTTCCTCGCCTTTGTGAATCTGTGGGACTACCTCAAAGAGCAACAAACGATCTTATCCTCCAGCCAGTTTCGTCGGCAGTGCAAGATTGATTACCTCAACTATTTGCGTGTACGGGAGTGGCAGGATATCTACACCCAGTTGCGGCAGGTTGTGCGCGAGTTGGGGCTCCCGGTAAATAGTGAACCGGCAGCATTTCGTGAGGTTCATCTCGCGTTGTTAACTGGCCTGTTGTCACATATTGGTCAAAAAGATGCGGATAAACAGGAGTTTACCG encodes the following:
- a CDS encoding YdbL family protein; translation: MKKWLWIIICGAMASPAALALTLDEARQQGRVGETLSGYIAPVKQDSETLKLVSQINQGREEHYQRVAQNNNLSTAEVARIAGEKLVQRAAPGSFVRGINGQWLRKNAQ
- a CDS encoding FMN-dependent NADH-azoreductase; the protein is MSKVLVLKSSILADYSQSSQLADFYIEQARASGNTQITVRDLAANPIPVLDGELVGALRPSGTELTPRQQEALALSDSLVEELKSHDTIVIAAPMYNFNIPTQLKNYFDLVARAGVTFRYTEAGPEGLVTGKRAIILSSRGGIHKDTPADLLTPYVKLFLGFIGITDVNFVFAEGIAYGPEVATKATNDAKEAIRQLITA
- a CDS encoding YnbE family lipoprotein, whose amino-acid sequence is MTFVRNALVLLPVLMLLSGCVPRIELAAPKEPITINMNVKIEHEIHIKVDKDVEAMLKNQSDLF